Genomic segment of Saprospiraceae bacterium:
CACTATGAATAAACCTGCTGCAAGCTTAAAAATGATAAATGATCTTACGATTCAGGATAAACTAATTTTTCAATCTGGAAATGTAGATTTAAATGGACACATCCTTGAGTTGGCTCCTTTGGCCTTGTTGATCGGAGAAAAAGGAACCAGTCGGCTTGTTGGAGATAATGGAGGATTTGCAGCTATAAACGTGATTATGAATAATCCCAATTTGCAAAATCCTGGAAATCTAGGTTTGAGTGTTACGTCAAGTGCCGATATGGGAACTGTAAGCATCTTGCGTGGACATAAAATTCAATCACAAGGAGGCTTGCCCTTTAGCATTAAAAGAAATTATGCAATTGAATCAAACAATGGTGAAAATTTCAACGGTCTGATGCGATTTGCATATTTCGATGAAGAATTGGCCGGGATTGATGAATCCGTATTGCAAATCTGGAGCAGTATCGATGCAGCAAATTGGATTAACAGAGGCTATACATCAAAAGATCAAACACTTAATTATTTGCAATCAAACAATTTATCAAAATTGGAGTGGTTTACCATGAGCGATCCAACACCAGGAATTGGTACGGATCCTATTTTCGAGCAGAGAGTGTATGTGAGTAAAAATGATGCAGACCAATTTAAGTTGGAAGCCCAACTAAGTCCGAATCCAATCAAACAAAATGAGCAAGTTTGGATAGAACTAACCGTTAACCGCGAGGCAAAGGGTAGGATTCAAATTTTAAATGCTGTTGGCAAACAAATAAAAAGCAATCCAATTTTTGTAAAGGTGGGGGCACAAAGAATGCAATTAAATACAAGTGAATTTTTACCAGGCTTATACCTGATTCAATTAACCTTTGACGAAGGGTGCAATAAGATTTTGAAATTGCAAGTTCATTAAAATATGTAAGTTTTAAAGAATAAAGTGCAATCTTATGTAAAAGCGTCTTTGCATTGCAAAGACGCTTTTACTTTAACTAAAATTTACAAGTGCTTGAATCTATTTAAATACGGGCATTCAGTTATTAAAGGATTGCTTTTACAAAACCCCAATTAATTCCTTTTACAAATTAATTTTAATACCTTATATACAGTAATATTATTGGAGTGAGATAATATAAATTCCTGTCTAAGCCGTTTTTAGAGAAGTTCTAATGGAAATAATTCAACAAACTACTTGCTTAATTGGGATTATTTTGTTAACTTGCCGATATATTCTAATAAATGCAACTAAAAGTTGAATAGTACTGTTAGAATAAATAGATATGATGGGGCTTTTTCGAATCCATTCTTTTACCCTAAATCTGATTTAAGTCCACATCATAAACAGAAATTCCTGTCTTAGGTTTTAGCTATCGGCAAACTTTATAGAGCGTTTTTCTTTATTTAAAATCAGCAGGATAGAATTTAATGAGTTTAAAATTGAATTTATGAGTAAAGATAAAGGTACTAAAAATGTTAAAAAATTGCCGGCAGACAAATCTTCTGGTAAAGGTAAAGTGTTATCAGATTATAAATCTGAGGGCAAAGGATTGAGTAAATCACCTGTTGTTGATGCTTTTATTCCTAAGAATGATCAAAAATCAGGATCTAAGAAATAATCTTTGTTTTTGATTTTAGCAAGTTAAATTGGACACAAACAATTTATTATAGCTTTCCAACATTCCAGTTAAAGTAATGGTTTTATACTGATTGTCTTGTTTATTGTTGGAACCTATCTTTAGGAATTAATAAAAATTCGACTGAATACGTATCTGAAATTTTAGGATGCTATCAGAGCTTCTTGACATTCTTATGAATGTAGTCGAGAAAAAATTTATAAATACAACACCCATAAATGGTCCAATTAACAAAACACGGCGTCCTTTTAAATAAAACCAGCTTAGGTTTTGAAAACGAAGGCGTTTTAAATCCTGCTGCAATACGAGTCGGTGAAAACGTTCACATGTTTTATAGAGCCGTTAGCAAGGGAAATTATTCCAGTATTGGATATTGCATGTTAAATGGACCGCTCACAGTAGTGGAACGTTTAGATTCGCCTCTATTGTATCCTCAATCAGAAGCAGAGTCGCATGGAATTGAAGATCCTAGAATTTCTAAAATTGAGGATACCTATTATTTATGTTACACAGCATATAATGGTGTGAATGCATTGGGTTCATTAGCCACTTCTAAAGATTTAAAGCAATTTACAAAATATGGATTAATTGTACCTCAATTCAATTATGATGAATTTAGGCACCTCGCAACTTGTAAAGGAAAAATAAATGAAAAATATGCTCGTTACAATGAAAATTATCATACAGGTACTGTTGTAGAGAAAGGCACATTGCTTTGGGATAAAAATGTTATGTTCTTTCCGCGACGCATTCGAGGTCAGTTGGTATTTATCCACCGGGTTCGACCGGATATTCAAATTGTTAGTATTAATGAACTATCAGATTTGACCCATGAATTTTGGGAAAATTATTTTATCAATTTAAATGATAATATTGTTCTTCGCTCAAAATACAAACATGAAGTAAGTTATATAGGAGGAGGTTGTCCACCCATTGAAACCACAGAGGGTTGGTTGCTAATTTATCATGGAGTTCACGACACCAATAAAGGTTATGTGTACACAGCCTGTGCTGCACTACTTGATTTAAATAATCCAAAAATTGAAATTGCCCGCTTGCCATATCCTTTATTTAAACCCGAACATGATTGGGAATTAAAAGGGGAAGTAAATAATGTTTGTTTTCCAACTGGGTGTGTCCTGTTTGACAATACCCTGTACATATATTATGGTGCCGCTGATGAGCGCATTGCTTGTGCATCGGTTAATCTTGATGAACTTTTAAATGAACTCCTATTAAACAAAACTACACATGAAATCGCAAAACTCATTTAGTGAGACCAAGTTGATTGAAACTAATTTTACGCAATTACCTGATTTCATTGAGCCAATACCGGTACTTCAAAAGGTGATTTTACCAGAAATTGTCTGTATCTCTTCTTATCCTCCGAGAGAATGTGGAATTGCGACGTATTCTCAGGATTTAGTTAAGTCCATTATCAATAAATTCAGCAACTCATTTACAATTAGCATTTGTGCTTTGCAAGATGGTTTTAATGATTTCAAATATTCTGAAGAGGTTCGCTATAAATTGAACACAAGCGATGCTGAAAATTATGAATCACTTGCTAAGCAACTAAATTCCAATGATCGAATTCATCTGGTAATGCTTCAACATGAATTTGGTTTTTTCCAAGGGGTCGGCGAAATGGATTTATTACAATTTATGTACAGTTTAAATAAACCAATTATCATAGTATTTCATACCGTCCTGCCAAGGCCATCCGAAAAATTGAGACTCAGCGTTCAGCGCATTGCAGCAATCTGTAAATCTATCGTTGTGATGACAAATAATTCAGCGAAAGTGCTGCACCAGGATTATAAGGTTTCGGAGCGGAAAATAAATGTAATTGAACATGGAACGCATTTGGTCCCGCACTTAAGTAAAGATTTATTAAAGACAAAATACAAGCTAAAAGGGAAAAAAGTATTGAGTACTTTTGGATTGATTAGCTCTGGCAAAGGAATTGAAACCACATTAAATGCACTTCCGGAAATTATAAAATATAATCCAGATGTCGTTTTTTTAGCAATTGGAAAAACACATCCTGGTGTCATTCAATCTGAAGGAGAGAAATACAGAAATTCACTTGAACAAAAAGTAATCGATTTGGGTTTGGAAGCTCATGTGAAATTCATTAATAGCTACCTTCCTTTGCAGCAATTGTTGGAATATCTTCAATTAACGGATATTTATCTTTTTACTTCAAAAGATCCTGAACAAGCTGTAAGTGGAACCTTTTCATATGCGATGAGTTGCGCTTGCCCAATTGTATCTACTCCAATTCCGCATGCTATGGAAGTATTAAGAGAGGATACAGGAATTATTATTGACTTTCAAAGTAATGTGCAATTAGCACAGGCTGTAAATTTTTTATTGAAAGATGAGTTGCTTCGGAAAAACTTTAGTTCAAATACCCTTCAACGCATAGTACCAACAAATTGGGATAATGCAGCAATTTCTTATGGTAGATTATTTCAAAAAACAGTTGGTAAAAAAATCAAAGTATTGCCTAAATCCCTCCTTGAGATAGGTAAGAATATAACAGATCCGTCACTACAACCCATTTTAGAGTTGGAATTTAGGATACCAAAAATAAATCTGGATCATGTAAAAAAACTCACAACAGAATTTGGTATGATCCAGTTTTCTAAAATCAATAAGCCAGATATTGAATCAGGATTTACACTAGACGATAATGCAAGAGCTTTAGTTGCTATGAGCATGAATTATAATTCAACTAAAAATCCGGCTGATTTAAATTACATTGAAATCTATTTAAATTTTATAAAATTCTGCTTTAGCAATGAAGGAGTGTTTCAAAATTATGTGGACAAAAATCAGCAGTTTACAAGTCAAAATGAAGAAATAAATCTATCCGATGCAACTGGCAGGGCAATCTGGGCTTTGGGTTTTGTAAAATCATTGGAATCTGTTCTGCCTGAGTCACTCGTCAAATCAGCAGACCAAATCATTTTAAAGGCAATTCCATTAATCCAAAAGATGCATTCTCCCAGGGCAATGGCTTTTAGTATAAAAGGACTTTATTACTGGAATCAACGGGTAAAATCAAACGATATTACAACAACCATTCAATTGCTTGCAGATCGCTTGGTTCAAATGTACCGACATGAATCAGAAGCAAGTTGGAATTGGTTTGAGTCTTACCTTACGTATGCAAACAGCATTTTACCGGAAGCGCTCCTTTGTGCCTGGTTGGAAACTAAGAATGCAGATTATAAAACGATTGCAAAGCAATCATTTGACTTTACTTTCACTGTTATTTGAAAATGATTCTATCAAAGTGATATCCAATACCAGTTGGCTTCACAAAGGTCAACAAACAGCAACCCATGGAGAACAACCGATTGATGTTGCTTATACAATTCTTGCGCTTGAGAAATTTTACAATGTTTTTGAAGACCCGGAATATTTACACAAAATGAAGAGTGCATTTAGTTGGTTCCTTGGAAAAAATCACCTCAATCAGATCATTTACAATCCCTGCACGGGAGGTTGTTTCGATGGCCTTGAAGAGAACCATGTCAATTTAAATCAGGGTGCAGAATCTACAGTTAGTTATTTAATGGCTCGTATGACAATCCAAAATTTTAGCGATTCGGAATAACCTAGACGAATTACTCGAAAGTTCAATAGCCACCGGATGAAAATAAAACTCCGGGCTTGCCTTTTCCAATTGAATTAAGCAAATTTATTTGAAGTTTAAAATATTATTGACTTAGCTTATATTTGAAGATTATTCAATTATTCGGATGCTAAAGTCAATAAATTATTCTCTGATTTTTTTAATCCAACTGCTATCCATAGCATTGCAGGCTCAATTACTCGCTCCATTGTTTCATTTGGATGCTAGCAAGGGAATTACCAGACAAAATGGAAACGTAACGGAATGGTTAGATCCCATAAGTCAAGTAAAAGCAATCCAAAACACAGTTCTAAATCAGCCGGAATGGATCCCTTCAGGATTTGGCAACAAGCCTACCATCCGATTTAATGGCAGTTCGACCTATATGAACATGCCTTCCCTGTTTCCAGTCAATAAAGATTATACCATTGCAGTTGTATGCAAGGCGAATGGTCCTTCCAATAATATATTGGGCGGAACCACGCATACCCTATGGATGGCAGGAAACACCAGTACAAAAATTTTACACAATGGAGATTTTAACAATCAGGTTAGTTCTAGTTTTGATCCGGGTTTGGAACCGGTTTTAATTCTAGCACAATACAACAACAAGTCACAAATTGGCAAACTGGTTTTGAATGGCATTTATGAAGACTCTTCGTATTGTCCCGGAAATTCTGATAATACGATTTATCTTTCAGCATATCAGGCAGGGTATTACTTTAATGGAGATATTTCGGAAATCCAATTGTACGACCGATATTTGGACCATACTGAACGAAAAAAATTAGAAACCGATTTGAAGCAAAAATATTCAATTAAAGATCCTCCACCTCCGGATACAAGTTTTTCACAAATACCTCAGGATTATCAATTTTATCCTAGAGATTCAAATGATGAAGCTACCATACAGGTTGCTGGAATCACAATCCAGGCGGGTTTTGATTCAATCCAGTTGTTACTATATAGAGATCAAACACTCGTATCTAAAACAAGCCAACGATTGCAATTTGATACTACGAGGAAAGCAAATTTTTTATTTAGCACAAAAATTAAAGCCGAATTAGCAAATTATGCGATTGAAATTAAATTGACACAAGATGCAAAGGACAGTCTGCTTGCACGAAGAGTTAATTTAATTGCAGGCGATGTATACATTGTTTCAGGTCAATCCAACAGCATATTTGGTGGGAATCCATATACGAATTCGTTTATTCGAACCTTTGGTAAAAATTATTCTCTGAATAAATCTGATACAAACTGGACGATTGCATCGGCAGTTGGTTATGGAGGAGGTCCCGACATTGGAGCTTGGGGTATGGACCTGGCAAAGTCCATCGTAGAAAATTATAAAATACCTGTTTGTATTTTAAATGGGGGTGTTGGAGGAACTTCTATTCAACAACACCAACGGGATGATATCCAGCCTGCACTTCCAGTAAACATTTATGGCAGTTTATTATACAGAGCAAAAAAATCCAATTTAACAAATGCGGTAAAAGCAATTTTTTGGTATCAAGGTGAAAGCAATGGCAGCGCCCTTTATTTTGAAAATTTTAAAGCATTACACGATGATTGGAAACTTGATTTTCCAAATGTCCAAAAAATCTATGTAGTGCAAATACATCATGGGTGCGGTGCCGGCGATCATGCGGCATTACGGGAAATTCAACGAAGATTGCCTGAAACGTTTCCAAATATCGAATTGATCAGTACCATGGGTTTGCCTGGTCACGATGGATGTCATTATACCCTGGATGGATACCTTCGTTTAGCGAAGACAATATTTCCACTTGTGCAAAAAGATTTTTATCAGGGAATCGATCGGGCTGAATTGTATCCACCAAACATTTTAAAAGCCTATTTTAGTAAACAGGATTTTTCAGAAATTAGCCTGGAATTTAGTAAAGAGCAAGCAAGTTTGGTTCTACCTTCAGATACCCTGGTCAATGGCACTCCAATTGCATTAAAAGATTATTTTGCATTGGATGATCAGTGGAAGCAAATTAAACAGTTGCGTGTTGATGGAAACAAGTTAATACTGGAACTAAAAATTCCAGGGCAGGTAAAAACCATAACGTATTTACCGGAAGTCTATTACCATGATTTTAATGCCGTTTATCAAGGACCTTATTTGATGAATCAAAATCTATTGGGTGCTTTATGTTTTAATAAATTTCCAGTAGATAAAGAAATTCCAACCTTCAATACATATGTAGAGAAATCAAAAGAACCTGAAGTTATACTCTTTCCAAATCCGGGAACTGTTCAGACGTCTCTTACAATTACAACGAATTTCAAAAAAGATTTGAAGCATGTGGAAATTCTATTTAGGAATCTATTTGGTGAAACCGTATTTAGTAAAACAATAGACCATATATCCGCTGGGATCTCACATATTGAAATAGATTTTTCAAGCCAAATCCCTGGAACTTTGATTTGGCAATTAAAATCTGAGAATTATTTAAAAACCGGCAGGTGGTTGTCTTATTAACGATTGAAACGTTTCAATAATTAATTAAAGAGGATTTTCAGCTTTGAATCTATAAATACAAATAAATGCAGAGTGGGCGATTGAGCTGCCTTTAAATAAGAATACTTCGGACCTTACTAATTTAAACCCCGCTTTTAATAAATTCAGCCTTTAAACTTGTTATTAAAAATTAATTTTGTGCTTTGAACACATAAAAATCATGTCCACAGCTTTAACATTACTAAAGCAATATTTTGGTTATAGCCAATTCCGACCCCAGCAAGAGGAAATCATTGATAGCGTGCTCTTGAATAAAGATGTATTGGTTTTAATGCCTACCGGAGGCGGGAAATCTGTTTGTTTTCAAATTCCTGCACTTATAAAACCGGGAATGGCATTGGTTATTTCTCCTTTAATCTCCTTAATGAAAGACCAGGTTGAGGCATTGGCAGCCAATGGAATTTCGGCAGGTTTTATTAATAGCAGCATGACCGTTTCAGAAGAAGCTGAGATGATCGGTAAATGCCAAAATGAACAAGTTAAATTACTATATCTGTCGCCTGAAAAAGCCTTAAGTCTTAGCGGAAATTTTCTTAAACAACTTCCGATCTCCATGATTGCAATCGATGAAGCCCATTGTATTTCGCAATGGGGACATGACTTTAGACCGGAATATGCCCAATTAAAAAATCTAAGAAAACAATTGAATGCAATCCCCATAATTGCATTGACAGCCACAGCGGATAAAGTGACCCGGAGAGACATTGTAAATCAACTTGAATTGATTGATCCGGAATTATTTGTCTCATCTTTTGATAGACCTAATTTTCATTTATCTGTTAGAAGCCAGGTGAAAGCTGCTCAAAAACAAGATGAAATTCTTGCATTCATTCAAGCACATGACCAACAATGTGGCATCGTGTATTGCCTTTCCAGAAAGAGTACAGAATCTATATGCAATTTTCTGCGTAACCAAGGAATCCCTGCCGATCACTATCATGCAGGCATGACTTCTGTAGAACGGTCAAAGGTTCAGGAAGATTTTATTTATGACAAAACAAAAGTCATTTGTGCTACCATAGCCTTTGGTATGGGGATTGATAAATCCAATGTACGGTGGATTATTCATTACAACCTTCCTAAAAATATGGAAGGGTATTATCAGGAAATCGGACGTGCAGGTAGGGATGGAGCTCCCGCCAAAACCATTTTATACTACAACATTTCTGATCTCATGATGCTCAATAAATTTGCTTCAGAAAGTGGTCAGGCAGAACTCAATCTCGAAAAACTAAAACGCATGCAACAGTATGCTGAAGCTCGGGTTTGCAGACGAAAAATTTTGTTGAGTTATTTTGGAGAAAATTACAATCACAATTGCAATTCCTGTGATATCTGCGATAACCCACCCAACTATGTGGATAAAACACAGCTTGCACAAAAGGCCATATCAGCATTGTTAAGGGCCAAAGAGGCTGTAGGAATCCGGATGTTGATAGATATTTTGCGGGGCTCGATGAATGCAGATTTAGTATCCGCCGGGTATAATAAAATTAAAACGCATGGAGCAGGAAGAGAATATTCTTATGAAGTTTGGCAATCTTATATCCTTCAACTTTTACAAACCGGCGTTTTTGAAATGGCTTATGATGAAGGATTTGTTTTGAAAGTAAGTGATTATGGTAAACGAATTGTCAGCGGTGAAGCCAGCATCGAATTGGCTGAAGAATTAGTGAAACCAAAAAGAAGTTTTGTAAAAAAAGAAACCAGCACAAGTTCTGGAGAAACGGATTTATTTTCAGAGCTTCGTTTACTTCGAAAACAAATTGCAGAACGGGAAGCGTTACCACCTTATTTGATATTCCATGATAGCAGCTTGTTGGAAATGGTTGATCAAAAACCAGTAAACCGTGAACAAATGATCAATATTTCCGGTGTCTCCTATACAAAATATTTAAAATACGGACATTTATTTGAAAAATTGATCAGGCAAAAACTAGCTCTTTCTCAAGTAGAAATGGAACCAGATATAAATGAATTCCTAAGCGATGCTAAAATTGCAAATTATATTGGTGAGCTCAGCAAGTATCCAGTCCGGATTTCGCATACTACAATTGGAAATTTACTTTTAGCCACTAAGCAAGACAGCTATCCGGAAGCTTTGCGTGATATCAGTTTTTATGGTTTGTTAAAAAATCAAGCTAATTATAAAATGATTGGACCCAAACTTCAATCCTATTTTAAAAGTAATCAGATTGAAACTGGAACCCCATCAGAAATCGAAGCGGCTAATTACTTTGCCTTTCCAATAAAAAACGAACTCACATCGGATCAAATTCAATCTTATAAGGATACGGTTGCAGGTTTTGATAATAGCAGGCCCTCTGATTCAATTGATAATGAATATATATTAAAGCAACGCAAGGAATTTCCCCGTGCCTATGAGTTTTGGAGTGAAGAAGAAAACGATATACTATTGGAACTTTGTTCAAAAACCAATGATTTAAAATTATTGGAAACAATTTTACAACGCAATGAAACGAATATCAAATCGCAGTTTAAAAGCTGAAGAAGTGATTTTGTATTTTAATAAAATAAGTTAGGAGTTGTCACGAATAAAAATCAATTACAAATTACGAATGATCAATTACGAATTTAAATCGTAATTAAACCATTGCAAATCCTTATTCATTCGTCCTTAATGCGTGCATTCGTGGCAACTTTTCTTTCTTTCATTCGTCCTTAATTTGTGCATTCGTGGCAACTATTCTTTCTTTCATTCGTCCTCAATTCGTGCATTCGTGGCAACTATTCTTTTTTCAATTCGTCCTTAATGCGTGCATTCGTGGCAATAATTATTTTTAATATTTCACAAACTTTATGGATTCAATAGATTTTGATCTATTATGCACTTGAATTATATAGACACCTTTGTTTAGAAACGAAACATTTAAATTGGTTTGTTGCTTAGAAGGATTAGTTTCAATTAATACATCTCCTGATAGATCCTTTAGAATAATTTTGTCAGGAATGCCTTGGGCGGAAATTAAAGTAATTTGATTCCGAGAAGGATTCGGATACACATAGGATTTATCTTGTTTAATTAGATCGGGTTTCGTTGCAACGGCACAGCAATATTCGTAGGGGCCGATATCTGCAATTGCCAATCCATCACCATCCCCATCTATAGGTCTTATGCGCCCATCGAAATCAGTGGAAACACTTCCTGTTAAAAATTTCCCCTTATCAATTGCTAGATTACTTGAACTTGTTAAATGAAAATCGAATGCAGAAACAAAGTTTGGATTACCTTGAACTCCGTTTAGTTCATGCGTTGGATGATTCGTTCGGAACGTAGCCAAAGAAGTATAATAATTGCTACCAATATTTAGAATATTTCTGCCGCCAGCAGGATAATAATAGAGATTGTTGTCGAGGGTAATGCCATTAAGTCCTGTAGTTGAAATAAAGCCAAGCAAGCTGTGAACAACCGTAGCAGTTGTTTTATAAAAAATGTTATTTATAATTTGCAAGTTAATCGGATTGATTGCATTTGTCAGAAACAAAAAGGGTTGATTAGCACCTGTATGAATTAAATTATTGAAAAAATAAATATCTTTTACCGGACCATTGTCTGATATAAAAACTTGGGCCGGAAAAATGTTGTTCCGCACCATGATGTTTTCACTAAGCAAGGTTTGGGTACCAGATTCTGAACTAATTCGCAAACCTTGTGGAGCATCATAAATTAGATTGCCTTCGATAATTACGTTTTTTGTACCAGAAGATTGGTCTCCGCCTACATGCATGGTATGGATGTATGTATTGTGAATGCGATTATTGCGTATAATAAGATTTTCAGAAGCACGGAGTTTTAGTCCATCATCCGCATTTTTAATTTCATTGTCTTCGAACAAAATATTTTTGGATTGGCTGATGTAGATGCTGTGAACAAACACACTGCCACAGCCATTGCTGTCCAGTACATTGCTTTTAAATTGAACATCCGTAGCTGAACAGAAAATTCCTTGTCCTTGGTTGTCATTGCCATTTTTTTCGAGCAGGCAATTTTCAACAATAATATTGTTTTGATATAAAATCATTCCACTTTGACAACCTGAAATATACAAACCATCTAGAATGATGTGATGCGGTTTAAGGCTGTAAAAGCTTT
This window contains:
- a CDS encoding T9SS type A sorting domain-containing protein, which gives rise to MKNVLLSFILLLAIYKLNAQQNIVILSGTSITTANNAVLVFENCNLSNSSINVNFTNALLTESGNLNTTIGGTGVLNFKQLTMNKPAASLKMINDLTIQDKLIFQSGNVDLNGHILELAPLALLIGEKGTSRLVGDNGGFAAINVIMNNPNLQNPGNLGLSVTSSADMGTVSILRGHKIQSQGGLPFSIKRNYAIESNNGENFNGLMRFAYFDEELAGIDESVLQIWSSIDAANWINRGYTSKDQTLNYLQSNNLSKLEWFTMSDPTPGIGTDPIFEQRVYVSKNDADQFKLEAQLSPNPIKQNEQVWIELTVNREAKGRIQILNAVGKQIKSNPIFVKVGAQRMQLNTSEFLPGLYLIQLTFDEGCNKILKLQVH
- a CDS encoding pesticidal protein Cry7Aa, yielding MVQLTKHGVLLNKTSLGFENEGVLNPAAIRVGENVHMFYRAVSKGNYSSIGYCMLNGPLTVVERLDSPLLYPQSEAESHGIEDPRISKIEDTYYLCYTAYNGVNALGSLATSKDLKQFTKYGLIVPQFNYDEFRHLATCKGKINEKYARYNENYHTGTVVEKGTLLWDKNVMFFPRRIRGQLVFIHRVRPDIQIVSINELSDLTHEFWENYFINLNDNIVLRSKYKHEVSYIGGGCPPIETTEGWLLIYHGVHDTNKGYVYTACAALLDLNNPKIEIARLPYPLFKPEHDWELKGEVNNVCFPTGCVLFDNTLYIYYGAADERIACASVNLDELLNELLLNKTTHEIAKLI
- the recQ gene encoding DNA helicase RecQ; protein product: MSTALTLLKQYFGYSQFRPQQEEIIDSVLLNKDVLVLMPTGGGKSVCFQIPALIKPGMALVISPLISLMKDQVEALAANGISAGFINSSMTVSEEAEMIGKCQNEQVKLLYLSPEKALSLSGNFLKQLPISMIAIDEAHCISQWGHDFRPEYAQLKNLRKQLNAIPIIALTATADKVTRRDIVNQLELIDPELFVSSFDRPNFHLSVRSQVKAAQKQDEILAFIQAHDQQCGIVYCLSRKSTESICNFLRNQGIPADHYHAGMTSVERSKVQEDFIYDKTKVICATIAFGMGIDKSNVRWIIHYNLPKNMEGYYQEIGRAGRDGAPAKTILYYNISDLMMLNKFASESGQAELNLEKLKRMQQYAEARVCRRKILLSYFGENYNHNCNSCDICDNPPNYVDKTQLAQKAISALLRAKEAVGIRMLIDILRGSMNADLVSAGYNKIKTHGAGREYSYEVWQSYILQLLQTGVFEMAYDEGFVLKVSDYGKRIVSGEASIELAEELVKPKRSFVKKETSTSSGETDLFSELRLLRKQIAEREALPPYLIFHDSSLLEMVDQKPVNREQMINISGVSYTKYLKYGHLFEKLIRQKLALSQVEMEPDINEFLSDAKIANYIGELSKYPVRISHTTIGNLLLATKQDSYPEALRDISFYGLLKNQANYKMIGPKLQSYFKSNQIETGTPSEIEAANYFAFPIKNELTSDQIQSYKDTVAGFDNSRPSDSIDNEYILKQRKEFPRAYEFWSEEENDILLELCSKTNDLKLLETILQRNETNIKSQFKS
- a CDS encoding right-handed parallel beta-helix repeat-containing protein, with the protein product MKLSNILIVFLTLYSIRIHSTNYFISESLGNDSWSGRLSLPNASNTDGPKKSLNAFNTLLNTIARPGDSIFLKRGDQWSGTTGITANAAQGTVNAYIFIGSYGQGNKPRINKSGTGEILLCRGSANAAASYLKFQDLALVSASAVGNRPVGVYINESFYSLKPHHIILDGLYISGCQSGMILYQNNIIVENCLLEKNGNDNQGQGIFCSATDVQFKSNVLDSNGCGSVFVHSIYISQSKNILFEDNEIKNADDGLKLRASENLIIRNNRIHNTYIHTMHVGGDQSSGTKNVIIEGNLIYDAPQGLRISSESGTQTLLSENIMVRNNIFPAQVFISDNGPVKDIYFFNNLIHTGANQPFLFLTNAINPINLQIINNIFYKTTATVVHSLLGFISTTGLNGITLDNNLYYYPAGGRNILNIGSNYYTSLATFRTNHPTHELNGVQGNPNFVSAFDFHLTSSSNLAIDKGKFLTGSVSTDFDGRIRPIDGDGDGLAIADIGPYEYCCAVATKPDLIKQDKSYVYPNPSRNQITLISAQGIPDKIILKDLSGDVLIETNPSKQQTNLNVSFLNKGVYIIQVHNRSKSIESIKFVKY